A genomic segment from Conger conger chromosome 2, fConCon1.1, whole genome shotgun sequence encodes:
- the mapta gene encoding microtubule-associated protein tau, translating to MDKHQDFMNTPDSQTLNYSGETMAAAMDDMTIKENGVSAHIVPGEGPVKGESQEPAQTESTEELAPELAELKSAPSGEEVQMDAVASVMVSTPVTENRVEPSKEILAAGGPGSAAAPSATGQEEFTADSFTPMESIPSRDSGSVSSGGAPVSPSALESPRKDEPVSPGECGHEKHERELRDSEKVSGGHSVRGTEEEEEFTVQSRTPALPTLREDSPVAVSPDIITRLYQPATSLVRSSVVADLSSLGERSPDLEYGSPAASVPLSADEARRRALSFDYAEPPMQAERDFLAEWENGSDKTPPGSRSPGSPPSPCAPGPEVVETRRRPAQRPDVLMEEEGEHGIFSRGSEDTTPTEETKTSPLEEAEKGVQGSGYMETTDELALTSSWIVAGEVALEASLDEAGRFAGVETDDASPETADTFLKFPSSRISAKAKADPEKEATADRKTPKTTPAKARPTSSLKRPNLVTSPLRKPLAPGTPTLPSSRLASAGARPGRGGAGEARLRSDGRIPGARPHAAGTRIPAKTPVQADSPKTPERSGYSSPGTPKSPSSRALGQPMAVAKETKKVAVVRTPPKSPGSLKGRQPAPLVPMPDLKNIKSKIGSTDNIKHQPGGGKVQVLDKKIDYSNVQSRCGSKDNIKHVPGGGNVQILNKKIDLAKVQSKCGSKDNIKHSPGGGNVQIVHKKVDLTNVQSKCGSKDNIRHRPGGGNIEIKSEKLDFKVQSKIGSLDNIGHVAGGGQKKIESHKLSFREQAKARTDHGAEIVSISPNISTDGSPRRLSTVSSSGSLNMTDTPQLSTLADQVSASLANQGL from the exons ATGGATAAGCACCAGGACTTCATGAACACCCCCGACAGCCAGACCCTGAATTACTCCGGGGAAACTATGGCTGCTGCCATGGACGACATGACTATCAAGGAGAACGGGGTGTCTGCACACATAGTACCAGGAGAGGGCCCTGTGAAAG GCGAGAGCCAGGAGCCCGCACAAACAGAGTCCACAGAGGAGCTGGCTCCTGAGCTTGCTGAGCTTAAGAGTGCCCCCTCTGGGGAGGAGGTGCAAATGG ACGCCGTGGCCTCGGTCATGGTCAGCACCCCAGTAACTGAGAACAGAGTTGAACCCTCAAAAGAAATACTAG CTGCCGGAGGTCCTGGGAGTGCTGCAGCGCCCTCTGCTACAGGACAAG AGGAGTTCACAGCAGACAGCTTCACTCCAATGGAGAGCATCCCGAGTAGGGACAGTGGGTCCGTGAGCTCTGGTGGGGCACCAGTAAGTCCCAGTGCTCTGGAATCTCCCAGAAAGGATGAGCCTGTGTCTCCAGGAGAGTGTGGACATGAGAAGCATGAGCGGGAGTTGAGAGACTCTGAGAAGGTATCTGGTGGTCACAGTGTGAGGGgtacagaggaggaggaggagttcaCTGTGCAAAGTAGGACTCCTGCTCTGCCGACCCTCAGAGAAGATTCACCTGTGGCAGTTAGCCCTGACATCATCACACGGCTTTACCAGCCGGCGACATCCCTTGTTCGCAGCTCTGTGGTGGCGGACCTGTCTTCTCTGGGAGAGAGAAGCCCCGACCTGGAATACGGGAGCCCCGCCGCCAGCGTTCCCCTCTCGGCCGATGAAGCCAGGAGGCGCGCGCTTTCCTTCGATTACGCAGAGCCCCCCATGCAGGCCGAACGGGATTTTTTGGCCGAGTGGGAGAACGGGTCAGACAAGACACCTCCCGGGAGCAGGAGCCCAGggtctcccccctccccctgtgcaCCCGGTCCGGAGGTGGTGGAAACGCGACGGCGCCCCGCCCAACGGCCAGATGTTCTCATGGAGGAAGAGGGTGAGCACGGGATTTTTTCACGTGGGAGTGAAGATACCACACCCACTGAGGAGACCAAAACGAGTCCGCTAGAGGAAGCAGAGAAAGGAGTGCAGGGCAGCGGCTACATGGAGACCACCGATGAGCTGGCCCTGACCAGCAGCTGGATAGTCGCGGGGGAAGTCGCGTTGGAAGCTTCTTTGGATGAGGCAGGCAGGTTCGCTGGGGTTGAAACGGACGACGCCTCACCAGAGACTGCTgatacatttctgaaattcCCCAGTTCCCGAATTTCAG CTAAGGCCAAGGCTGACCCTGAGAAAGAAGCAACTGCTGATAGGAAG ACACCCAAAACAACTCCTGCCAAAGCTAGACCCACTTCTTCCCTAAAACGACCCAACTTGGTCACAAGCCCCTTGAGAAAGCCTCTGGCGCCCGGCACACCCACGCTCCCCTCTAGCAGGCTTGCCTCGGCGGGCGCTAGACCCGGCCGCGGGGGGGCCGGGGAAGCCCGGCTGCGG AGTGATGGAAGGATTCCAGGTGCCAGGCCTCATGCTGCAGGTACCAGAATACCTGCCAAGACGCCCGTTCAGGCAG ATTCCCCCAAGACCCCAGAGCGCAGTGGGTACAGCAGCCCGGGCACGCCCAAATCGCCCTCCAGCCGTGCCCTGGGGCAGCCGATGGCTGTGGCCAAGGAGACAAAGAAGGTGGCGGTGGTGCGCACCCCGCCCAAATCCCCAGGCTCCCTGAAGGGCCGCCAGCCTGCCCCGCTGGTCCCCATGCCAGACCTGAAGAACATCAAGTCCAAGATCGGCTCCACCGACAACATCAAGCACCAGCCGGGAGGAGGCAAG GTACAAGTACTTGATAAGAAGATTGACTATAGTAATGTCCAGTCTAGGTGTGGCTCCAAAGACAATATCAAGCATGTCCCTGGAGGTGGAAAT GTGCAAATTCTTAATAAGAAGATCGACTTGGCTAAAGTTCAGTCTAAGTGTGGCTCCAAAGACAATATCAAGCATTCACCTGGAGGTGGCAAT GTTCAAATTGTTCATAAAAAGGTTGATTTGACCAATGTACAATCAAAATGTGGCTCTAAGGACAACATTCGCCACAGACCAG GTGGAGGTAATATTGAGATCAAATCTGAGAAGTTGGATTTCAAGGTCCAGTCAAAGATTGGCTCTCTTGACAACATTGGTCATGTGGCAGGTGGTGGGCAGAAGAAG